One segment of Triticum aestivum cultivar Chinese Spring chromosome 2A, IWGSC CS RefSeq v2.1, whole genome shotgun sequence DNA contains the following:
- the LOC123186425 gene encoding uncharacterized protein → MTEIVKLDVFWCQPGKTFVDGLKHLTCDADILAMIASTTEHKKLLLIVDHGETLESGLRDDILLNGVPELPKVITPRKESKEKDEYSCPEERSVPNKRRPRRLFGEGSSSGCADEELEEEDGVNAADSETGEDFYDSDYDIEDGDDDLFVKNVDKEVDDHREKDTTCDYEAELAEDALDDSHLHLSNEQREKLKYHFKGFNRETDLNNPIFKLGRVFGNVQELRHAITSYSIRNRVQVKKTRNTSRTIEAMCSGDCPWFLMASKDNRTSSFVIKKYCDEHTCSKS, encoded by the coding sequence ATGACAGAGATAGTGAAGCTTGATGTTTTCTGGTGTCAGCCTGGAAAGACATTTGTTGACGGGCTAAAACATTTGACATGTGATGCAGATATCCTTGCAATGATAGCATCAACGACAGAGCACAAGAAATTGTTACTGATTGTAGACCATGGAGAGACACTTGAGAGTGGTCTTAGAGATGATATTTTACTTAATGGGGTTCCTGAACTTCCAAAGGTCATTACTCCAAGAAAAGAAAGCAAGGAAAAAGATGAATATAGCTGTCCTGAGGAGAGAAGTGTGCCAAATAAGAGGAGGCCTAGGAGGTTATTTGGGGAAGGTTCATCCTCAGGTTGTGCTGATGAAGAattggaggaagaagatggagtaAATGCAGCTGATTCAGAGACGGGTGAGGATTTCTATGACAGTGACTATGACATAGAAGATGGGGATGATGATCTCTTTGTAAAAAATGTTGACAAAGAAGTGGATGATCATAGAGAGAAGGACACAACTTGTGACTACGAAGCAGAGTTAGCAGAGGATGCTCTAGATGATTCACACTTGCACTTGTCCAATGAACAGAGGGAGAAGTTGAAGTACCACTTCAAGGGATTTAATCGAGAAACTGATTTGAATAACCCTATTTTCAAACTTGGACGGGTTTTTGGTAATGTGCAAGAGCTGAGACATGCTATTACATCTTATAGCATTAGAAACAGAGTTCAAGTGAAGAAGACAAGGAACACATCCAGAACAATTGAAGCTATGTGCAGTGGTGATTGCCCATGGTTTCTCATGGCAAGCAAGGACAACAGAACATCTAGTTTTGTTATTAAAAAGTACTGTGATGAGCACACTTG